From Leptolyngbya sp. 'hensonii', a single genomic window includes:
- a CDS encoding LOG family protein — protein sequence MNQPLNPENCPINPTGPINITEGDEAFVIVQNAIIGLWQVVNDLTRIRPRHDRYRVTIFGSARMHPEDPLYEGVRQLASDLTIMGCDIVTGGGPGLMQAANEGSVIADPEDRMKSIGIRVALEYEQDTNPFVEQVYCHETFFSRLHHFVLISDAFVVVPGGIGTTLEALMIWQLLQAQKLHDVPLVFVGPMWSDLVLWARKYMLNGGVAMADPADFSIPICVDTFTAAIDQIRVAHTQWKHQSASQK from the coding sequence GTGAATCAACCTTTGAATCCAGAAAACTGCCCCATCAATCCAACGGGTCCGATCAACATTACCGAAGGAGATGAAGCCTTTGTGATCGTCCAGAATGCGATCATAGGGCTCTGGCAGGTGGTCAATGACTTGACCCGAATTCGTCCCCGCCACGATCGCTACCGGGTGACGATTTTCGGCTCTGCCCGCATGCATCCGGAGGATCCTCTCTACGAAGGGGTGCGCCAGTTGGCCAGCGACTTAACGATCATGGGCTGTGATATTGTGACCGGAGGCGGGCCAGGACTAATGCAGGCAGCCAATGAAGGGAGTGTGATTGCCGATCCAGAGGACCGGATGAAATCCATCGGGATTCGGGTTGCTCTAGAGTACGAGCAGGACACGAATCCCTTTGTGGAGCAGGTCTACTGCCATGAGACCTTTTTCTCCCGATTGCATCATTTTGTTCTGATCTCAGATGCTTTTGTGGTTGTACCTGGTGGGATTGGCACTACCCTGGAAGCCCTGATGATCTGGCAATTGCTCCAGGCTCAGAAATTGCATGATGTGCCCCTAGTTTTTGTTGGGCCGATGTGGTCTGACCTAGTGCTTTGGGCGAGAAAATACATGCTGAATGGGGGGGTGGCGATGGCTGATCCGGCTGACTTTTCTATCCCTATCTGTGTTGATACGTTTACTGCCGCGATCGATCAGATTCGCGTTGCTCACACTCAATGGAAACACCAAAGCGCATCTCAGAAATGA
- a CDS encoding PhoH family protein, with protein MKKVFVLDTNVLLHDPSAMLRFQDNDVVLPITIIEELDRFKKQPEMTGRNARQVSRQLDTLRKRGHLTEGIPLEGGGILRVALCHRETLQELPPELEGDQGDNAILAVSLELKRQCHCPVVMVSKDTNLRIKADALGLTAEDYETDKVDVEGLFTGMAEVLVRPELIDQFHKEGTIILPQDFLPNQALTLIDETSPSHTALAIVDGTTRQIGPLLKLPASGVSRIRPHNREQKFAFELLLRDSVPLVTLVGKAGTGKTLLAIAAGLQKVADEKVYSQLLISRPIVPMGRDLGYLPGDVTEKLTPWMQPLYDNFDLIFGTQESIGKPSHWRRGHEELIERGLLQIEPLTYIRGRSLPKQFLIVDEAQNLTPHEVKTILTRAGEGTKIVLTGDIDQIDNPYIDAASNGLAHAIEHFKQDGLAGHITLQKGERSDLAERAAVLL; from the coding sequence ATGAAGAAGGTTTTTGTCCTCGATACCAATGTGTTACTGCACGACCCCAGTGCCATGCTGCGCTTCCAGGATAATGATGTTGTGCTGCCCATTACGATTATTGAGGAGCTCGATCGCTTCAAGAAGCAACCTGAGATGACCGGGCGGAATGCGCGGCAGGTGTCTCGCCAACTGGATACCCTGCGGAAACGGGGCCATTTGACGGAAGGGATTCCCCTGGAGGGGGGAGGGATTCTCAGGGTAGCCCTGTGTCATCGGGAAACCCTACAGGAACTGCCGCCAGAACTGGAAGGCGACCAGGGGGACAATGCCATTCTGGCTGTTTCCCTGGAGTTGAAGCGTCAGTGTCATTGTCCGGTGGTGATGGTCAGCAAAGATACTAATCTGCGGATCAAGGCAGATGCCTTGGGCCTGACGGCTGAGGATTACGAGACGGATAAGGTGGATGTGGAAGGGCTATTCACCGGCATGGCGGAGGTGCTGGTCAGACCTGAACTGATCGACCAGTTCCACAAAGAGGGGACCATTATCCTGCCCCAGGATTTTCTGCCGAATCAGGCCCTCACCCTGATTGATGAAACCAGTCCTTCCCATACAGCGCTGGCGATCGTCGATGGTACCACCCGTCAGATTGGGCCTCTGCTCAAGTTACCTGCGTCTGGGGTATCTCGGATTCGTCCTCACAATCGGGAACAGAAATTTGCCTTTGAATTATTGCTGCGGGATTCTGTGCCTTTGGTGACCCTGGTGGGCAAGGCTGGAACGGGTAAAACCTTACTGGCGATCGCCGCCGGATTACAGAAAGTGGCGGATGAGAAAGTGTATAGCCAACTGCTGATTTCCCGGCCAATCGTTCCCATGGGTCGGGATCTGGGCTATCTGCCGGGGGATGTGACCGAAAAGCTGACCCCCTGGATGCAGCCCCTCTACGACAACTTTGATTTGATTTTTGGAACGCAGGAATCGATCGGCAAACCCAGTCACTGGCGACGGGGCCATGAGGAACTGATTGAACGGGGCCTGCTACAGATTGAGCCCCTGACCTATATTCGGGGGCGCAGTTTGCCAAAACAGTTTCTGATTGTGGATGAGGCTCAGAACCTGACGCCCCACGAAGTCAAAACCATCTTGACCCGGGCCGGGGAAGGCACCAAGATTGTCCTGACCGGTGACATTGATCAGATTGACAATCCTTACATTGATGCGGCCAGCAATGGGTTGGCCCATGCGATCGAGCATTTCAAGCAGGATGGGCTGGCAGGCCATATCACCTTACAGAAAGGGGAGCGATCGGACCTGGCTGAACGGGCGGCTGTGTTGCTCTAG
- a CDS encoding DUF433 domain-containing protein, whose translation MTTTARVIHSDPDILGGTPVFVGTRVPMKTLLDYLEAGDPLDEFLEHFPSVSRGQAIAALELAKEMLTTYANPAG comes from the coding sequence ATGACAACCACAGCGCGTGTTATTCATAGCGACCCTGACATCTTGGGAGGAACCCCGGTTTTTGTCGGAACTCGTGTGCCAATGAAAACTTTGCTTGATTATCTCGAAGCAGGTGATCCGCTAGATGAATTCTTAGAGCACTTTCCCAGTGTTAGCCGTGGGCAGGCGATCGCAGCACTTGAATTAGCCAAAGAAATGCTGACAACCTATGCGAATCCTGCTGGATGA